In a genomic window of Callithrix jacchus isolate 240 chromosome 22, calJac240_pri, whole genome shotgun sequence:
- the CARM1 gene encoding histone-arginine methyltransferase CARM1 isoform X4 codes for MPGLEVRDEDVCVFKCSVSRETECSRVGKQSFIITLGCNSVLIQFATPNDFCSFYNILKTCRGHTLERSVFSERTEESSAVQYFQFYGYLSQQQNMMQDYVRTGTYQRAILQNHTDFKDKIVLDVGCGSGILSFFAAQAGARKIYAVEASTMAQHAEVLVKSNNLTDRIVVIPGKVEEVSLPEQVDIIISEPMGYMLFNERMLESYLHAKKYLKPSGNMFPTIGDVHLAPFTDEQLYMEQFTKANFWYQPSFHGVDLSALRGAAVDEYFRQPVVDTFDIRILMAKSVKYTVNFLEAKEGDLHRIEIPFKFHMLHSGLVHGLAFWFDVAFIGSIMTVWLSTAPTEPLTHWYQVRCLFQSPLFAKAGDTLSGTCLLIANKRQSYDISIVAQVDQTGSKSSNLLDLKNPFFRYTGTTPSPPPGSHYTSPSENMWNTGSTYNLSSGMAVAGMPTAYDLSSVIAGGSSVGHNNLIPLGSSGAQGSGGSGSSAHYAVNSQFTMGGPAISMASPMSIPTNTMHYGS; via the exons ATGAAGATGTGTGTGTCTTTAAGTGCTCAGTGTCCCGAGAGACAGAGTGCAGCCGTGTGGGCAAACAGTCCTTCATCATCACCCTGGGCTGTAACAGCGTCCTCATCCAGTTCGCCACACCCAATG ATTTCTGTTCCTTCTACAACATCCTGAAAACCTGCCGGGGCCACACCCTGGAGCGGTCTGTGTTCAGCGAGCGGACAGAAGAGTCTTCTGCCGTGCAGTACTTCCAG TTTTATGGCTACCTGTCCCAGCAGCAGAATATGATGCAGGACTACGTGCGGACTGGCACCTACCAGCGCGCCATCCTGCAGAACCACACCGACTTCAAGGACAAG ATCGTTCTTGACGTTGGCTGTGGCTCGGGGATCCTGTCGTTTTTCGCCGCCCAAGCTGGAGCACGGAAAATCTATGCGGTAGAGGCCAGCACCATGGCCCAGCATGCCGAG GTCTTGGTGAAGAGTAACAACCTGACGGACCGCATCGTGGTCATCCCGGGCAAGGTGGAGGAGGTGTCGCTCCCCGAGCAGGTGGACATCATCATCTCGGAACCCATGGGCTACATGCTCTTCAATGAGCGCATGCTGGAGAGCTACCTCCACGCCAAGAAGTATCTGAAGCCCAGCG GAAACATGTTCCCTACCATTGGTGACGTCCACCTCGCACCCTTCACGGATGAACAGCTCTACATGGAGCAGTTCACCAAGGCCAACTTCTG GTACCAGCCATCCTTCCACGGAGTGGACCTGTCGGCCCTCCGAGGCGCTGCGGTGGATGAGTATTTCCGGCAGCCTGTGGTG GACACATTTGACATCCGGATCCTGATGGCCAAGTCCGTCAAGTACACAGTGAACTTCTTAGAAGCCAAAGAAGGAGATTTGCACAG GATAGAAATCCCATTCAAATTCCACATGCTGCATTCAGGGCTGGTCCATGGCCTGGCTTTCTGGTTTGACGTTGCTTTCATCGGCTCCAT AATGACCGTGTGGCTGTCCACAGCCCCGACAGAGCCCCTGACCCACTGGTACCAGGTGCGGTGCCTGTTCCAATCACCACTGTTCGCCAAGGCAGGGGACACGCTCTCAGGGACATGTCTGCTTATTGCCAACAAAAG ACAGAGCTACGACATCAGTATTGTGGCGCAGGTGGACCAGACCGGCTCCAAATCCAGTAACCTCCTGGATCTGAAAAACCCTTTCTTCAG ATACACGGGCACGACGCCCTCGCCCCCACCCGGCTCCCACTACACATCTCCCTCCGAAAACATGTGGAACACGGGCAGCACCTACAACCTCAGCAGCGGGATGGCCGTGGCAG GGATGCCGACCGCCTACGACCTGAGCAGTGTTATCGCCGGCGGCTCCAGTGTGGGCCACAACAACCTGATTCCTTTAG GGTCCTCCGGCGCCCAGGGCAGCGGTGGTAGCGGCTCGAGTGCCCACTATGCAGTCAACAGCCAGTTCACCATGGGCGGCCCTGCCATCTCCATGGCGTCGCCCATGTCCATCCCGACCAACACCATGCACTACGGGAGCTAG
- the CARM1 gene encoding histone-arginine methyltransferase CARM1 isoform X3: MPGLEVRDEDVCVFKCSVSRETECSRVGKQSFIITLGCNSVLIQFATPNDFCSFYNILKTCRGHTLERSVFSERTEESSAVQYFQFYGYLSQQQNMMQDYVRTGTYQRAILQNHTDFKDKIVLDVGCGSGILSFFAAQAGARKIYAVEASTMAQHAEVLVKSNNLTDRIVVIPGKVEEVSLPEQVDIIISEPMGYMLFNERMLESYLHAKKYLKPSGNMFPTIGDVHLAPFTDEQLYMEQFTKANFWYQPSFHGVDLSALRGAAVDEYFRQPVVDTFDIRILMAKSVKYTVNFLEAKEGDLHRIEIPFKFHMLHSGLVHGLAFWFDVAFIGSIMTVWLSTAPTEPLTHWYQVRCLFQSPLFAKAGDTLSGTCLLIANKRQSYDISIVAQVDQTGSKSSNLLDLKNPFFRYTGTTPSPPPGSHYTSPSENMWNTGSTYNLSSGMAVAGMPTAYDLSSVIAGGSSVGHNNLIPLANTGIVNHTHSRMGSIMSTGIVQGSSGAQGSGGSGSSAHYAVNSQFTMGGPAISMASPMSIPTNTMHYGS, encoded by the exons ATGAAGATGTGTGTGTCTTTAAGTGCTCAGTGTCCCGAGAGACAGAGTGCAGCCGTGTGGGCAAACAGTCCTTCATCATCACCCTGGGCTGTAACAGCGTCCTCATCCAGTTCGCCACACCCAATG ATTTCTGTTCCTTCTACAACATCCTGAAAACCTGCCGGGGCCACACCCTGGAGCGGTCTGTGTTCAGCGAGCGGACAGAAGAGTCTTCTGCCGTGCAGTACTTCCAG TTTTATGGCTACCTGTCCCAGCAGCAGAATATGATGCAGGACTACGTGCGGACTGGCACCTACCAGCGCGCCATCCTGCAGAACCACACCGACTTCAAGGACAAG ATCGTTCTTGACGTTGGCTGTGGCTCGGGGATCCTGTCGTTTTTCGCCGCCCAAGCTGGAGCACGGAAAATCTATGCGGTAGAGGCCAGCACCATGGCCCAGCATGCCGAG GTCTTGGTGAAGAGTAACAACCTGACGGACCGCATCGTGGTCATCCCGGGCAAGGTGGAGGAGGTGTCGCTCCCCGAGCAGGTGGACATCATCATCTCGGAACCCATGGGCTACATGCTCTTCAATGAGCGCATGCTGGAGAGCTACCTCCACGCCAAGAAGTATCTGAAGCCCAGCG GAAACATGTTCCCTACCATTGGTGACGTCCACCTCGCACCCTTCACGGATGAACAGCTCTACATGGAGCAGTTCACCAAGGCCAACTTCTG GTACCAGCCATCCTTCCACGGAGTGGACCTGTCGGCCCTCCGAGGCGCTGCGGTGGATGAGTATTTCCGGCAGCCTGTGGTG GACACATTTGACATCCGGATCCTGATGGCCAAGTCCGTCAAGTACACAGTGAACTTCTTAGAAGCCAAAGAAGGAGATTTGCACAG GATAGAAATCCCATTCAAATTCCACATGCTGCATTCAGGGCTGGTCCATGGCCTGGCTTTCTGGTTTGACGTTGCTTTCATCGGCTCCAT AATGACCGTGTGGCTGTCCACAGCCCCGACAGAGCCCCTGACCCACTGGTACCAGGTGCGGTGCCTGTTCCAATCACCACTGTTCGCCAAGGCAGGGGACACGCTCTCAGGGACATGTCTGCTTATTGCCAACAAAAG ACAGAGCTACGACATCAGTATTGTGGCGCAGGTGGACCAGACCGGCTCCAAATCCAGTAACCTCCTGGATCTGAAAAACCCTTTCTTCAG ATACACGGGCACGACGCCCTCGCCCCCACCCGGCTCCCACTACACATCTCCCTCCGAAAACATGTGGAACACGGGCAGCACCTACAACCTCAGCAGCGGGATGGCCGTGGCAG GGATGCCGACCGCCTACGACCTGAGCAGTGTTATCGCCGGCGGCTCCAGTGTGGGCCACAACAACCTGATTCCTTTAG CCAACACAGGGATTGTCAATCACACCCACTCCCGGATGGGCTCCATAATGAGCACGGGGATTGTCCAAG GGTCCTCCGGCGCCCAGGGCAGCGGTGGTAGCGGCTCGAGTGCCCACTATGCAGTCAACAGCCAGTTCACCATGGGCGGCCCTGCCATCTCCATGGCGTCGCCCATGTCCATCCCGACCAACACCATGCACTACGGGAGCTAG